Proteins from a single region of Acidimicrobiia bacterium:
- a CDS encoding biotin/lipoyl-binding carrier protein, with product MHEIRAEITANVWQVRVDEGQMVAEGDEIVVLESMKMEIPVITEVPGVVRELHVEPDGVVQEGDLIALIDES from the coding sequence ATGCATGAGATCCGCGCCGAGATCACCGCCAATGTCTGGCAAGTGCGGGTCGACGAGGGTCAGATGGTCGCCGAAGGTGACGAGATCGTGGTCCTCGAGTCAATGAAGATGGAGATCCCGGTCATCACTGAGGTCCCCGGCGTCGTGCGGGAGCTCCATGTGGAACCCGACGGCGTCGTCCAAGAAGGCGACCTCATCGCGCTCATCGACGAGTCGTAA